From Hoplias malabaricus isolate fHopMal1 chromosome 11, fHopMal1.hap1, whole genome shotgun sequence, a single genomic window includes:
- the LOC136709346 gene encoding P2Y purinoceptor 3, translating into MDNVSLPAVLPSCTYNEDFKRVLLPLVYGVVFIVGLPLNFAVILRIWRSRRSLSRNNIYMLNLAVTDFLYVCSLPLLIFNYASWDYWPFGDFTCRLVRFQFYCNLHGSIFFLTCISFQRYLGICHTLAQWPKKGGKRIAWVVCACVWITVALLVAPTFEFASTGIQRNRTVCYDLSTPERSSQYFPYGLALTCLGFLIPFLILVGLYCSMARVLCRATEARGAAAAEKKSKAVKMIVIVVLVFAISFLPFHITKTLYLLVRTMPSAPCELRNFLSIVYKSTRPFASMNSVLDPILFYFTQSKFKQGTRCIIHKITTLREKIR; encoded by the coding sequence ATGGACAACGTTTCTCTTCCTGCCGTTCTTCCTTCCTGCACCTACAATGAGGACTTTAAACGTGTCCTCTTGCCCCTGGTGTACGGAGTTGTGTTTATCGTTGGTCTGCCTCTGAACTTCGCAGTGATCTTGAGGATATGGCGTAGCCGCCGCTCCCTGAGTCGTAATAACATATACATGCTGAACCTGGCGGTGACCGACTTCCTGTACGTCTGCTCGCTGCCGTTGCTCATCTTTAACTACGCCAGCTGGGATTACTGGCCGTTTGGAGACTTCACCTGCCGACTGGTTCGCTTCCAGTTTTACTGCAACCTCCATGGTAGCATTTTTTTCCTCACGTGCATTAGCTTCCAGCGCTACCTGGGCATTTGCCACACTTTAGCTCAGTGGCCTAAAAAGGGGGGCAAAAGAATAGCCTGGGTAGTGTGTGCTTGTGTCTGGATAACCGTGGCTCTCTTAGTGGCACCAACGTTTGAATTTGCATCCACTGGGATCCAGAGAAACAGAACAGTTTGCTATGACCTCAGCACTCCGGAGCGCTCCTCGCAGTATTTTCCGTATGGATTAGCCCTAACCTGTTTGGGCTTCTTGATCCCCTTCCTGATATTAGTGGGACTTTACTGCAGCATGGCGCGAGTCCTCTGCCGTGCAACAGAAGCCAGAGGAGCAGCGGCTGCAGAAAAGAAGAGCAAAGCAGTCAAAATGATCGTCATTGTGGTGCTAGTGTTCGCAATCAGCTTCCTGCCCTTCCACATCACTAAAACTCTGTACCTCCTAGTCCGGACCATGCCCTCGGCCCCCTGTGAGCTCAGGAACTTCTTGTCCATAGTCTACAAGAGCACCAGGCCCTTTGCCAGCATGAACAGTGTCCTGGACCCCATCCTCTTCTACTTCACTCAATCCAAATTCAAACAAGGCACTCGCTGCATCATACACAAGATCACCACTCTGAGAGAGAAGATCAGATAA